The proteins below come from a single Acidobacteriota bacterium genomic window:
- a CDS encoding outer membrane lipoprotein-sorting protein — protein MKSKWSLTTVLFILALLSVALAPSTGTGLAGSLPAYAWGMTGDTDLDPVEIIDRVDRLLRGDSSHARLEMTVVTEHWKRSLEMEIWSKGTDKALINILAPKKEEGTATLKVGRDIWNYLPKIDRTIRVPSSMMASSWMGSHFTNDDLVKDSLLAEDYDVEIVFDGIRDPEDGPVWELKLIPKPEAPVVWGSILIQVRQDDLMPIWGRYYDEDEVLKRTLTFHDFKTMGGRLVPSRLRLEPADEPDEYTEMVYHELTFEIDISDRKFSLSQLRR, from the coding sequence ATGAAATCCAAGTGGTCACTGACGACGGTTCTTTTCATACTGGCCCTGCTCAGCGTGGCGCTGGCGCCTTCCACGGGCACCGGACTGGCCGGCTCGTTGCCGGCCTACGCCTGGGGCATGACGGGGGACACCGACCTCGATCCGGTAGAGATCATCGACCGGGTGGACCGGCTGCTGCGCGGCGATTCCTCCCACGCCCGGTTGGAGATGACCGTGGTGACCGAACACTGGAAGCGCTCGCTGGAGATGGAGATCTGGTCCAAGGGAACCGACAAGGCCCTGATCAACATCCTGGCCCCCAAAAAAGAAGAGGGCACGGCCACTCTCAAGGTAGGACGCGACATCTGGAATTACCTTCCCAAGATCGACCGCACCATCCGGGTGCCCAGCTCCATGATGGCCAGTTCCTGGATGGGATCGCATTTCACCAACGACGACCTGGTCAAAGATTCGCTCCTGGCCGAGGACTACGACGTGGAGATCGTCTTCGACGGCATTCGCGACCCCGAGGACGGGCCGGTGTGGGAATTGAAGCTGATTCCCAAGCCCGAGGCCCCGGTGGTGTGGGGAAGCATCCTGATACAGGTGCGTCAGGACGACCTGATGCCGATTTGGGGCCGCTACTACGACGAGGACGAGGTCCTCAAGCGCACCCTCACCTTTCACGACTTCAAGACGATGGGCGGACGCCTGGTTCCCTCCCGGCTGCGTCTGGAACCGGCCGACGAGCCCGACGAGTACACCGAAATGGTCTACCACGAGCTGACCTTCGAGATCGATATCTCCGACCGCAAATTCTCGCTGTCCCAACTGAGGAGATGA
- a CDS encoding phosphoglycerate mutase family protein → MKKLALLVLVTFFLACSSAEDASQAEQSEDQASQVAKTEGDLCPRIHQNSQRQAAVREAAEAGRLVVLIRHATKGGTVDRPCPDPDQALTEGGFAQAEALRGHLQRLGWSFSPVLTSPYCRTLQTAETLVPDFDPIEADGLYTCEFEDLISEHKQSGSNLLLVTHSGCVGKVLGAEVPHTDPDYDSVAAFIDYDDPENSLGCALAADWPSITAR, encoded by the coding sequence ATGAAAAAGTTAGCGCTGTTGGTGTTAGTCACATTTTTTCTCGCCTGTTCGTCGGCTGAGGACGCCTCCCAGGCGGAGCAATCGGAAGACCAGGCCTCTCAGGTGGCAAAGACCGAAGGCGATCTCTGCCCACGCATCCACCAAAATTCGCAACGTCAGGCCGCCGTGCGGGAGGCTGCCGAGGCTGGACGTCTGGTGGTCCTGATCCGCCACGCCACCAAGGGAGGAACGGTGGACCGTCCCTGTCCGGACCCCGACCAGGCTCTGACCGAGGGCGGTTTCGCCCAAGCCGAGGCTTTGCGGGGGCATTTGCAGCGCCTTGGGTGGAGCTTTTCGCCCGTCCTCACCAGTCCTTACTGCCGGACTCTGCAGACGGCCGAAACCCTGGTTCCCGACTTCGATCCGATCGAGGCCGACGGGCTCTACACTTGCGAGTTCGAGGACCTGATCAGCGAGCACAAGCAAAGCGGCTCCAACCTGCTGCTGGTTACCCACAGCGGCTGCGTGGGCAAAGTGTTGGGAGCAGAGGTCCCTCACACCGACCCCGACTACGACTCCGTGGCGGCCTTCATCGACTACGACGACCCCGAGAACTCCTTGGGCTGCGCCCTGGCCGCCGACTGGCCCTCCATTACCGCTCGATGA
- a CDS encoding FtsX-like permease family protein produces MLVVKLGWRNLWRNTRRSLITIAAVATAFFFLILLVGMTMGLKDQLLANGTSLMLGHVQLHHPDYLPDRGLYDTLGGRDGVDPALSGQLEEAFPHIQAAAPRVYGFALLSTGEHSAGAQLIGVDPENEPRVTTFLDTLHTGQPLSPQAEGGILLGEGLAEELKAEMGGEVAALTQAADGSLGNTLFIVRGILRSGLSHVDKTLAVVHFNDLQDLLVLPGERIHEIVLSLDDPMQADALRSRLNADSALPAQVEAASWGDLSPQLRDYLAMFESSYGFVIGLIAIFAALGILNTMLMAVFERSREIGTVTSLGMLPEQVLFSILAESFFLSLMGVAAGLGIGGWAMSHLSTSGLDLSRWMGEMSLMSTRMDPVVRFQWNWEMTFWAGFTLVAASVLAAAVPAFRAARLDPVKAMAAAKGV; encoded by the coding sequence ATGCTGGTCGTCAAACTGGGCTGGCGCAACCTGTGGCGAAACACCCGGCGCAGCCTGATCACCATCGCCGCCGTGGCCACCGCTTTCTTCTTCCTCATCCTGCTGGTGGGAATGACCATGGGACTCAAGGACCAACTGCTGGCCAACGGCACCAGCCTGATGCTGGGGCACGTTCAACTTCATCATCCCGACTATCTGCCCGACCGCGGTCTCTACGACACGCTGGGAGGACGCGACGGCGTCGATCCCGCACTGAGCGGGCAGTTGGAGGAAGCATTTCCCCACATACAGGCCGCTGCTCCCCGCGTCTACGGCTTCGCGCTGCTTTCCACCGGAGAGCATTCGGCGGGAGCCCAGTTGATCGGCGTGGATCCCGAAAACGAGCCCCGCGTCACCACCTTTCTCGACACTCTTCATACCGGCCAACCGCTGAGCCCTCAGGCCGAGGGCGGTATTTTGCTGGGCGAAGGACTGGCTGAGGAACTGAAGGCCGAGATGGGAGGCGAGGTAGCCGCCCTCACCCAGGCCGCCGACGGATCACTGGGCAACACCCTCTTCATCGTCCGGGGCATCCTGCGCTCGGGGCTCAGCCACGTCGACAAGACGCTGGCCGTGGTCCACTTCAACGACTTGCAGGACCTGCTGGTGCTGCCCGGCGAGCGCATCCATGAAATCGTCCTCAGCCTGGACGACCCCATGCAAGCCGACGCTCTCAGGTCAAGGCTCAACGCCGACTCCGCCTTGCCTGCTCAGGTCGAAGCCGCCTCCTGGGGCGACCTCTCGCCCCAACTGCGCGACTACCTGGCCATGTTCGAGTCCAGCTACGGGTTCGTGATCGGACTTATCGCCATATTCGCGGCGCTGGGAATCCTCAACACCATGCTCATGGCCGTCTTCGAGCGCAGCCGCGAAATCGGCACGGTGACATCGCTGGGCATGCTCCCCGAGCAGGTTCTCTTCTCCATCCTGGCCGAAAGCTTCTTTCTTTCGCTGATGGGAGTGGCAGCGGGCTTGGGCATCGGAGGCTGGGCCATGAGCCATCTTTCCACCAGCGGACTCGACCTCAGCCGCTGGATGGGAGAAATGTCGCTGATGAGCACCCGCATGGATCCCGTGGTGCGCTTCCAGTGGAACTGGGAGATGACGTTCTGGGCCGGCTTTACTCTGGTGGCTGCATCCGTCCTGGCGGCCGCCGTTCCGGCCTTTCGCGCCGCCCGGCTGGACCCGGTCAAGGCCATGGCCGCCGCCAAGGGGGTCTGA
- a CDS encoding ThiF family adenylyltransferase, producing the protein MSDRYSRQVRFTPLGEEGQVRLYGSRVAIVGCGALGTASADMLARAGVGFLRIIDRDFVEESNLQRQTLFTEADAEQRLPKAEAARRTLARVNSEIEVEACCADLDYRNIASLVQDCHLLLDGTDNFETRFLLNDWSVSRGVPWIYGAALGSYGVAAAIEADATPCLRCLMEELPAAGSVETCETAGILGPTVQAVAAFQSSQALRRLAGHAFVTVLLRVDVWEGYWRSGDSTALKNPDCPCCARRRFPYLEGEAGDRTARLCGRNAVHIRPSRSSSGEPSEVDFDLLLQRLPAEVEVKRNPYLMRLQVDGQEIHLFPDGRAIITGTDDIARARSLYARYVGS; encoded by the coding sequence GTGTCAGACCGATACTCACGCCAGGTCCGATTCACTCCGCTCGGAGAAGAAGGCCAGGTGCGCCTGTATGGCTCGCGGGTGGCCATCGTGGGGTGCGGGGCGCTGGGGACGGCGTCGGCCGACATGCTGGCCCGGGCGGGGGTCGGTTTCCTGCGCATCATCGACCGTGATTTCGTGGAAGAGTCCAACCTGCAGCGCCAGACGCTCTTCACGGAAGCCGACGCCGAGCAGCGTCTGCCCAAGGCCGAGGCAGCGCGGAGGACGCTGGCCAGGGTCAACTCCGAGATCGAAGTCGAGGCCTGCTGTGCCGACCTCGACTACCGCAACATCGCTTCGCTGGTCCAGGACTGCCACCTTCTGCTGGACGGAACCGACAACTTCGAGACCCGCTTCCTGCTCAACGACTGGTCGGTCAGCCGCGGCGTCCCCTGGATCTATGGCGCCGCCCTGGGCAGCTACGGCGTGGCCGCCGCCATCGAAGCGGACGCGACTCCCTGCCTGCGCTGCCTGATGGAGGAGCTTCCGGCGGCGGGAAGCGTGGAAACCTGCGAAACAGCCGGTATCCTGGGCCCGACCGTGCAGGCGGTGGCCGCCTTCCAGTCCTCTCAAGCGCTTCGCCGCCTGGCGGGTCATGCGTTTGTCACCGTCCTCTTGCGTGTCGATGTCTGGGAGGGATATTGGCGCTCAGGCGACTCTACGGCTTTGAAGAATCCCGACTGCCCCTGCTGCGCCAGACGCCGCTTCCCCTACCTGGAGGGCGAGGCGGGCGACCGCACGGCCCGCCTGTGCGGACGCAACGCCGTGCACATCCGTCCCTCGCGCTCAAGCTCGGGAGAACCCTCCGAGGTAGACTTCGACTTGCTTTTGCAACGCCTGCCAGCCGAGGTCGAAGTCAAGCGCAATCCCTATCTCATGCGTTTGCAGGTGGACGGTCAGGAGATTCACCTCTTCCCCGACGGACGCGCCATCATCACCGGCACTGACGATATCGCCCGGGCGCGGTCGCTGTACGCACGCTATGTCGGGAGTTAG
- a CDS encoding ABC transporter ATP-binding protein, which yields MNKTATTAKPSGITATQEDDVLRLEGVSRFYQQGSETIKALDNVDLVLERGDFAVLMGPSGSGKTTLLNVAAGLDVPDKGRIILQQEDITGMSNREKARLRLNEIGFIFQAYNLVPVLSAEENAEFILLLRGMPKEERRRRVRGLLQEVGLKGMEHRRPAELSGGQQQRVAVARAIASNPALVLADEPTANLDSETAVALLELMERLNEEHGTTFLFSTHDPRVMKRAHRIIRLVDGKVDSDTRVNPHARDAAGGKRV from the coding sequence ATGAATAAAACCGCCACCACTGCCAAACCCTCTGGAATCACGGCCACTCAGGAAGACGACGTTCTGCGACTCGAGGGGGTCAGCCGCTTTTATCAGCAGGGTTCCGAAACCATCAAAGCCCTGGACAACGTCGACCTGGTGCTGGAACGAGGCGACTTCGCCGTCCTCATGGGGCCTTCAGGATCGGGAAAGACCACCCTCCTCAACGTGGCCGCCGGACTCGACGTCCCCGATAAGGGACGCATCATCCTGCAGCAGGAGGACATTACCGGGATGTCCAACCGCGAGAAGGCCCGTCTGCGGCTCAACGAGATCGGATTCATCTTTCAGGCCTACAACCTGGTTCCCGTGCTCAGCGCCGAGGAAAATGCCGAGTTCATCCTTTTGCTGCGCGGGATGCCCAAAGAGGAGCGGCGCCGACGCGTCCGCGGGCTTTTGCAGGAAGTCGGACTGAAGGGAATGGAACACCGCCGCCCTGCTGAGCTCTCGGGCGGCCAGCAGCAGCGCGTGGCCGTGGCCCGCGCCATCGCCTCCAACCCGGCTTTGGTGCTGGCCGACGAACCCACCGCCAACCTCGACTCGGAAACGGCCGTGGCCCTGCTGGAACTGATGGAGCGCCTCAACGAAGAGCACGGCACCACCTTCCTCTTCAGCACCCACGACCCCCGCGTCATGAAACGCGCCCACCGCATCATCCGCCTGGTGGACGGCAAAGTAGACTCCGACACCCGCGTCAATCCCCACGCGCGGGATGCCGCTGGGGGAAAAAGAGTCTGA
- a CDS encoding ABC transporter permease: MLTLLRIAWRNLWRNTRRTLLTALTVALGLALLLVSLGLGDGAHQQMIESAVRMGSGHVLVQADGYQAIGGIERTLREAEADEARRRIEAAGDFPVTAVTTRIFASGLASSADGSTGVQIIGVEPGGERAGSNFPKKIIEGQFLDEGDDNLVVIGRGVARKLELEVGDKLVLMAQAADTSEVQSRLVRVKGILGTGQDQYDQIIVLLPLSEAQRFFNLPGQVHQLAVILESSHTSEELARALRQSLASDRQAAEQPSAGSPPTTASAATQEQLDAEGFRRGGVEVLNWRQALPELEEFIRVDDGGNYVFHVFLFLLIGFMVLNTLLMSVLERRREFTLLSALGLPPAQRFTMVLLEAALIGALASAAGLALGWSAHKYFEVYGLPLAALMDIEEGATVAGVAFDPVMYSYLSPERIFLSILWIFVMTLILAVMPAWRAARAADVQLLGRD; encoded by the coding sequence ATGCTGACCCTTTTGCGCATCGCCTGGAGAAACCTCTGGCGCAACACCCGGCGGACCCTGCTCACGGCCCTCACCGTGGCCTTGGGACTGGCCCTGCTGCTGGTTTCTCTGGGACTGGGCGACGGTGCTCACCAGCAGATGATCGAGAGCGCCGTGCGCATGGGCTCGGGACACGTCCTCGTGCAGGCCGACGGCTACCAGGCGATAGGCGGCATCGAACGCACCCTGAGGGAAGCTGAGGCCGACGAGGCCCGCCGCCGGATCGAAGCAGCGGGAGACTTCCCCGTTACCGCCGTCACCACCCGCATCTTCGCCTCAGGGCTGGCCTCTTCGGCCGACGGCTCCACGGGAGTGCAAATCATCGGGGTGGAGCCCGGCGGGGAACGTGCCGGATCCAACTTTCCCAAGAAGATCATCGAGGGCCAGTTCCTGGATGAGGGGGACGACAACCTGGTCGTCATCGGACGCGGCGTCGCCCGCAAGCTGGAACTTGAGGTAGGAGACAAGCTGGTTCTCATGGCCCAAGCCGCCGATACCTCTGAAGTCCAGTCGCGGCTGGTGCGGGTCAAGGGCATCCTGGGAACGGGCCAGGACCAATACGACCAGATCATCGTCCTGCTGCCCCTTTCGGAAGCCCAGCGCTTCTTCAACCTGCCCGGCCAGGTGCATCAACTGGCCGTCATCCTGGAAAGCTCGCACACCTCTGAGGAACTGGCCCGAGCCCTGCGTCAGTCCCTGGCTTCAGACCGCCAAGCAGCCGAACAGCCAAGCGCCGGCAGCCCCCCGACCACCGCCTCGGCTGCAACGCAGGAGCAACTCGATGCCGAGGGCTTCCGTCGCGGCGGCGTGGAAGTCCTGAACTGGAGGCAAGCGCTGCCCGAGTTGGAAGAATTCATACGCGTCGACGACGGCGGCAACTATGTCTTTCACGTCTTCCTCTTCCTGCTCATCGGATTCATGGTCCTCAACACCCTGCTCATGAGCGTGCTGGAGCGCCGCCGCGAATTCACCCTGCTCAGCGCCCTGGGACTGCCCCCTGCCCAACGCTTCACCATGGTGCTTTTGGAGGCGGCTTTGATCGGCGCCCTGGCCTCGGCGGCCGGACTGGCGCTGGGATGGTCGGCGCACAAGTATTTCGAAGTCTACGGATTGCCGCTAGCCGCGCTGATGGACATTGAAGAAGGAGCCACCGTGGCCGGGGTGGCCTTCGATCCCGTCATGTATTCCTACCTGTCGCCAGAACGCATTTTCCTCTCCATCCTGTGGATATTCGTGATGACCTTGATCTTGGCCGTGATGCCTGCTTGGAGAGCAGCCCGCGCCGCCGACGTGCAACTGCTGGGAAGGGATTGA
- a CDS encoding PBP1A family penicillin-binding protein, with amino-acid sequence MARAKKKKSRKKTSRKRARGGGLRRKIVGFLLLVGLFFAAGVFYFYYTEFSRLIDERLAERPAQASAIYSRPLEIRRGQDLTPDDLARKLSFLGYKSGAELEQGEWYLRRENRFLVGQQVGGRPQRIAIGFNQAGRVVALQSDGQVVDRLLLKGQFLSNLFGSAREKRRRVGYQELPVSLVDAVLAAEDRDFFHHWGIDLPGILRAAWVNLMRREVAQGGSTLTQQFVKNFFLTPERSIRRKLEEMFMAVLVENRFSKRQIFEMYANEIYLGQVGSFGVQGFGQAAVAYFGKDVKELSLAESALLAGIIQAPNRYSPQRHPERAIERRDHVLRLMLDNGLIRPEQMEQALKSRPQVRPAAHQDSSDAPYFVDFLRSQLEERSGLLSGRYQSLEVYSTLDPELQIAAYQAVQRGLETAAKARPGDGDELQAALLALDPRNGDILAMIGGRSYGASQFNRASQALRQPGSTFKPFVYAAALRTAVESSPQEVFTLARMLPDEPYTFVFDGKTYSPRNYGNHYRGQVSLRNALALSLNVPTVRLAEQVGFGEVAESARRLGIERPLEAYPSIALGTFELTLLDLAQGYAVFANQGRLVAMRSIRRVERDGAPLDSAEAQPRQVLDPQVAFLINSALGSVLSYGTGKSVRRRGFDLPAAGKTGSTDDAWFVGYTPDLLCAVWVGFDDSRPLEMSGTRAALPIWTDFMKQARRLGHLSGQGFPRPPSVVALEIDRQTGRRASAQCRDTYTEYFIAGSEPLRLCLQHSLEVAR; translated from the coding sequence ATGGCGCGAGCCAAAAAGAAAAAGTCCCGTAAGAAGACATCGCGAAAACGAGCCAGGGGCGGCGGGTTGCGGCGCAAGATCGTGGGCTTCCTGCTGCTGGTCGGACTGTTCTTTGCCGCTGGTGTTTTCTATTTCTACTACACCGAGTTCTCCCGCCTTATCGACGAGCGTCTGGCTGAGCGGCCGGCCCAGGCCAGCGCTATCTACAGCCGTCCTTTGGAAATCCGCCGCGGGCAAGATCTGACGCCCGACGACCTGGCGCGCAAACTCTCATTTCTGGGCTACAAGTCGGGGGCTGAACTGGAGCAGGGGGAATGGTACCTGCGTCGGGAGAACCGCTTTCTGGTAGGTCAGCAGGTGGGCGGACGCCCCCAGCGCATCGCCATCGGATTCAACCAGGCCGGACGGGTGGTGGCCCTGCAGAGCGATGGTCAGGTGGTGGACCGCCTGCTGCTCAAGGGACAGTTTCTCTCCAACCTCTTCGGCAGCGCCCGCGAAAAGCGCCGCCGCGTCGGCTACCAAGAACTCCCCGTGAGCCTGGTGGACGCTGTGCTGGCCGCCGAGGACCGGGACTTTTTTCACCACTGGGGCATCGACCTGCCGGGCATCCTGCGGGCTGCCTGGGTCAACCTCATGCGTCGGGAGGTGGCTCAGGGCGGCAGCACTTTGACCCAGCAGTTCGTCAAGAACTTCTTCCTCACGCCGGAAAGGAGCATCCGCCGCAAGTTGGAGGAGATGTTCATGGCCGTCCTGGTGGAGAACCGCTTTTCCAAGCGCCAGATCTTCGAAATGTACGCCAACGAGATCTACCTGGGACAGGTGGGGTCCTTCGGCGTGCAGGGATTCGGGCAGGCTGCCGTCGCCTACTTCGGCAAGGATGTGAAAGAGCTCTCGCTGGCCGAGTCGGCTCTGCTGGCCGGCATCATTCAGGCTCCCAACCGCTATTCGCCGCAGCGCCACCCGGAGCGGGCCATCGAGCGCCGCGACCACGTGTTGAGGCTGATGCTCGATAACGGCCTGATCCGTCCGGAGCAGATGGAGCAGGCCCTGAAGTCGCGTCCCCAGGTGAGGCCCGCCGCCCACCAGGACTCCTCGGACGCGCCCTATTTCGTGGACTTCTTGCGCTCCCAGTTGGAGGAGCGGTCGGGCCTACTTTCAGGCCGCTACCAGTCGTTGGAGGTTTATTCCACCCTCGATCCGGAACTTCAGATCGCCGCCTATCAGGCCGTCCAGCGGGGACTGGAGACGGCCGCCAAGGCGCGCCCCGGCGACGGAGACGAATTGCAGGCTGCCCTGCTGGCGCTGGATCCGCGAAACGGCGACATTCTGGCCATGATCGGCGGACGCTCCTACGGGGCCAGCCAGTTCAACCGCGCTTCCCAGGCGCTGCGCCAGCCGGGGTCGACCTTCAAGCCCTTTGTTTACGCCGCCGCGCTCAGGACCGCCGTCGAGTCCTCGCCCCAGGAGGTCTTCACGCTGGCCCGCATGCTTCCCGACGAGCCCTACACCTTCGTCTTCGACGGCAAGACCTACTCGCCCCGCAACTACGGCAACCACTACCGCGGGCAGGTGAGCTTGCGAAATGCGCTGGCCCTATCGCTCAACGTGCCCACGGTACGGCTGGCCGAGCAGGTGGGCTTCGGCGAAGTCGCCGAGAGCGCCCGCCGGCTGGGCATCGAACGTCCGCTGGAGGCCTATCCTTCCATCGCCCTGGGGACCTTCGAACTGACGCTGCTCGACCTGGCTCAGGGATACGCCGTCTTCGCCAACCAGGGACGCCTGGTTGCGATGCGTTCCATCCGACGGGTGGAACGGGACGGCGCGCCGCTGGATTCAGCGGAGGCTCAGCCGCGCCAGGTGCTTGATCCTCAGGTGGCCTTCCTCATCAACTCGGCGTTAGGTTCGGTGCTCAGCTACGGCACCGGAAAGTCGGTACGCCGGCGGGGATTCGACCTTCCCGCCGCCGGCAAGACGGGCAGCACCGACGACGCCTGGTTCGTGGGCTATACGCCCGACTTGCTGTGTGCCGTGTGGGTGGGTTTCGACGATTCGCGTCCGCTGGAGATGAGCGGCACGCGGGCCGCCCTGCCCATCTGGACCGATTTCATGAAGCAGGCCCGCCGCTTGGGCCACCTCTCGGGTCAGGGTTTCCCGCGTCCGCCCAGCGTGGTCGCGCTTGAAATCGACCGCCAAACCGGCAGGCGCGCTTCGGCCCAATGCCGCGACACCTACACCGAATACTTCATAGCCGGCAGCGAACCCCTCAGGCTCTGCCTCCAACACTCCCTGGAGGTCGCCCGCTAG
- a CDS encoding DUF3857 domain-containing protein, giving the protein MLSKRPAVLAVMVCLIPSGLSISLAAEDWKPIDKSSLQMTEPKVEKGADAEAVFWEVKVEDEVVGGDPQVVLNHYIRIKIFNERGREEHSTVDIPYLSRQKIDRIEGRTIAPDGSVVELDKNSVYERDIVKSREIKIRAKSFAMPAVQPGSIIEYRWREIRRDQLTHNDRYEFQRDIPIQKVTYFIKPLNNAGVYGMRSLTLNASSRPFEKAPGGYVQTSMENVPAFREEPYMPPETQVRPWLFLFYSDDDTNITPQKYWANYSRDRWQNLKDRLKVDKEIKQKAEELLAESGSDEEKLRILYRFCQNEITNVFDDVSGLTAEEIEDRKRNRKPKDTLKRGMGTRFDITALFAALANAAGFDAYWAEIGDSSFYFFDPSLANAEFLPAWAAAVNLNGEWRFFDPSEAYLPAGMLRWQEEGQMALILDPKDPRFVRTPVSPPQASLERSRADLVLHEDGTLEGDVRLEFTGHRAASRRETYDDDTEEQRQAGIVARVHEFVAQAEVSEPEMEGVRETGALVYTCKVRVPGYAQVTGKRLFLKPAFFRRDREPYFTATERLHSIHFRYHWLEEDSVRIRLPEGYSVEVREAPQPFRSGEIVEYNVNMEMEDQQTLLYQRTFRFQGLLFPPDTYKPLKDMFDTLHERDGHTLLLSRKEGGGR; this is encoded by the coding sequence ATGCTTTCCAAGCGACCGGCAGTCCTGGCAGTCATGGTTTGTCTGATCCCTTCCGGTCTCTCGATATCCCTAGCAGCCGAAGACTGGAAGCCCATCGACAAGAGCAGCCTTCAGATGACGGAACCCAAGGTGGAGAAGGGTGCCGACGCCGAAGCCGTGTTCTGGGAAGTCAAGGTTGAAGACGAGGTTGTGGGTGGCGACCCGCAGGTGGTGCTCAACCACTACATCCGCATCAAGATCTTCAACGAGCGGGGACGCGAAGAACACAGCACCGTCGACATTCCCTACCTGAGCAGGCAGAAAATCGACCGCATCGAGGGACGCACCATCGCACCCGACGGCAGCGTCGTTGAACTCGACAAGAACTCGGTCTACGAACGCGACATCGTCAAGTCCAGGGAGATCAAGATCAGGGCCAAGTCTTTCGCCATGCCGGCCGTCCAGCCGGGCTCCATCATCGAGTACCGTTGGAGGGAAATCAGGCGGGACCAGTTGACCCACAACGACCGTTACGAGTTTCAGCGCGACATCCCCATCCAGAAGGTCACCTATTTCATCAAGCCCTTGAACAACGCCGGCGTGTACGGGATGCGCAGCCTCACTCTCAACGCCTCCTCGCGCCCGTTCGAGAAGGCTCCCGGCGGCTATGTCCAGACCAGCATGGAGAATGTCCCCGCCTTCCGCGAGGAGCCCTATATGCCTCCCGAGACTCAGGTGCGCCCCTGGCTCTTCCTCTTCTACAGCGACGACGACACCAACATCACCCCTCAGAAGTACTGGGCCAACTACAGCCGGGACCGCTGGCAGAACCTGAAGGACCGCCTCAAAGTCGACAAGGAAATCAAGCAGAAAGCCGAGGAGCTTCTGGCCGAGTCCGGCTCCGATGAAGAGAAGCTGCGCATCCTCTACCGCTTCTGCCAGAACGAGATCACCAACGTCTTCGACGACGTCTCGGGCTTGACCGCTGAGGAAATCGAAGACCGCAAGCGCAACCGCAAGCCCAAGGACACCTTGAAGCGGGGCATGGGAACCCGCTTCGACATCACGGCTCTTTTCGCGGCTCTGGCCAATGCGGCCGGATTCGATGCCTACTGGGCGGAAATCGGCGACAGCTCCTTCTACTTCTTCGATCCTTCGCTGGCCAACGCCGAATTCCTGCCGGCTTGGGCGGCGGCCGTCAATCTCAACGGAGAGTGGCGATTCTTCGATCCGTCGGAGGCCTACCTGCCCGCCGGAATGCTGCGCTGGCAGGAAGAGGGGCAGATGGCGCTCATTCTCGATCCCAAGGATCCGCGTTTCGTGCGGACGCCCGTCAGCCCTCCCCAGGCTTCGCTGGAACGCAGCCGGGCCGACTTGGTGCTGCATGAGGACGGGACGCTGGAAGGCGACGTCCGCCTGGAATTCACGGGCCACAGGGCGGCCTCCCGGCGCGAAACCTACGACGACGACACCGAAGAGCAGCGCCAGGCCGGCATCGTGGCCCGCGTCCACGAGTTCGTGGCTCAAGCCGAAGTCAGCGAACCCGAGATGGAAGGAGTGCGCGAGACCGGAGCCCTCGTCTACACCTGCAAGGTGCGCGTCCCCGGCTATGCCCAGGTGACCGGCAAGCGGCTCTTCCTGAAGCCCGCCTTTTTCAGGCGCGACCGGGAACCCTACTTCACGGCCACCGAACGCCTCCACTCCATCCATTTCCGCTACCACTGGCTGGAGGAGGACTCGGTACGCATCCGGCTGCCCGAGGGTTACAGCGTGGAAGTCCGGGAGGCTCCTCAACCCTTCCGCTCCGGTGAAATCGTGGAGTACAACGTCAACATGGAGATGGAAGACCAACAGACGCTGCTCTACCAGCGCACTTTCCGCTTTCAGGGGCTCCTCTTCCCGCCCGATACCTATAAGCCCCTCAAGGACATGTTCGACACCCTGCACGAGCGAGACGGGCACACGCTCTTGCTCAGCCGCAAGGAAGGGGGCGGTAGATGA